The genomic DNA CGGCTAACAGCAGAAAAAAGACCGCCATCATCACCACAACGTTCTTTTTGACGGTTCCTTTTACCAAAGGGCGTTCAGGATTATTGAGTTTATCTATGTCGATGTCGTAGAGGTCGTTTACGACGTTGCCAAAGGCACATACGATGAAACCGATCATTCCCGCAAGAATGAGTCGGGGCGGTAAGAGGAGATTTTTGCCGATCCAGGCGCCGATGAGCACTGAGATGAGGGTTAAGAAACAATTCAGAGGCCGGATAATGGTTATATAGCCCATATCGTAATTGTATTGAAATTGATATCAAAGTCAACGATGAAAGCGTGAAACAGCATTCGTATTGACATCATAGAATATTTCATTATAATCTATTTTGTGCATAATATCTCCACTGCGGATAAGGAGAGTCTATGAGAATAATGGCTGTTGATTACGGCAGGAAGCGTGTCGGAATTGCAATCACTGATCCTCTTTGTGTGATATCCCAGCCGTTTCTTACACTCAACGTCAGCTCGGATAAAGAGCTTATCATTCGACTTAAGTGTCTCATAAAAGAGAATCAGGTGGGTTGTATTCTGATCGGTAATCCCCTTTCGCATAAAGGAGAAGCGACTGAAATATCAAAAGATATCCAGCGGTTTTTGAAACGGCTGAAGAAATCGGTGGATATCGAGGTCATTCTCTGGGACGAACGCTTTACGAGTAAATATGCATTGAATCTGTTGAAGAGCCATGGTTTTAAATACAAAAGACAGAAGGTTGATGAGATCGCCGCCTGTATTATGCTCGATGAGTATCTTAAGTCACAACCTATATGTCCGGTATGAAAAGACGGATAATCGCACTTTCAATCCTCATTATTATATTTTTCATCTGGTGGCAACCGATCAATCTCGGCGCGACTGAGGTCACCATTCCGAAAGGGGTGAGTGCCAAAGAGATTGCAGAATTCCTCGCCCGGTATCAGATCGTCAGGGATGTCCACGAATTCCTTTTCTGGTTGAAGATATCCGGAAAAGAGAAGGAATTGAAGTCCGGCACCTATCAACTGCAGAGATACCGAAATCCACTTTATGTAATCAACGAACTCTCGCACGGCGGCAAGTCGGATATTCTTGTTACGATTCCCGAAGGACTGACTCTTTATGAAACCGCGGAGATTCTTGAAATTAACGGGGTGATAAATAAAGAACATTTCCTCGCTCTGTGTAATGATCAGGATTTTATAAGAGAAGCGGGGTTGAAAGGAAATTCTTTGGAGGGGTATCTTTTCCCTGATACTTATTCTTTTAATCCGAGTCAGAGTGATTCGGAGATTATTATGACATTTGTCGATAATTTCAAAAAACATCTCAAGAAATTTTCTCTGGAGAAAGTCGATTCGATATATCAAATTATCATTCTCGCTTCAATGGTGGAAAAAGAAGCGAAGTTTGAGGATGAAAGACCGATAATCGCAAAGGTCTTTCTTAATAGATTAAGACATAACCGACCTTTAGAATCGTGTGCGACTGTTTTTTACGCCTTGAAAAAGATCGACTATGATAAGTATCGGACAAAGACCAAACTGCTCGACCGCGACTTACGGGTGAACTCACCGTACAACACCTATCTCCATACCGGCCTTCCTCCGGCTCCAATCTGTTCACCGGGCGAAGGTTCGATCAAAGCGGTTATCTCACCCGCTGATGTGGATTATCTTTACTTCGTCTCGATGGGCAACGGCCGACATCATTTTTCGAGAACATTCCGGGAACATATCATTGCAAAGGAAAAATATAAATGAAGAGAGCCGAGTTTGAAGACATCATCATCCTGAACACCCCGTATTACAGGAATCTCGAAAAGACGTACCGTGATACGATTAATTTCACCCGTTATATCGACATCTTGAAGAGGGTGGTTCAGGGTGACGGTTTTATCGAGGCGCTTGAGAAGAAGGGCGGTAAAGAACTTGTTTATTTAGGCAGGAAAATTTTTTCGCTTCAGGAAGAGTTCGTCACCAATTATATCCAGTTTTTGTCCGACGATTCACTGGTGAATAAGTGGGAGAAGTTTTTTGAAAGATACAGCACCCAGCTCTTTGAAATTTATGAGAATTTCGTTGCCGGGGAGAGTAATAAAATCCTCATATTTGAAATCGTTAATCGAAAATTATTACGTGATTTTTTGACCAAACAGACCGTCAATAAACCACTTGAACAACGGATGAATATCTCCGAGCGTTTCGGTGTGGTCGTGAATCAGTTGTTCAGCTATATCCGCAATTCACTGACCAAGAATATTCCGGTTGCGGATGCACTCATAGTCAGCAGTTACGAGAAGATTCCTTTCCTGCCGCGATGCAGCCACAGTGAAACGATGAAATTGCTGAGCAGATGTTTTCTTGAAAAGGGACTTCCCGAGCCCGTATTCACCGCGATGATAAAAAATATCATGATTTCCTACTATGTCGCCACGAAAGAAAAGGTGATCAATGCGATAAACTCTCTGACATATTTAAACAGAGATAAGATCATGGAGATTTTCAAATCACATTTTTTCTTTCCCGACGACGACAGTTTAAATGAGATACTGGAATTGCTTAAGAAGAAAGCATTCACCATGCTGGAAAGCAACAAGGAGAAGAGGAACACCGTCGACAAAAAAATCAGAGAGATGAAACAGAAGATAAAAGAGACCACGAACGCCATTAAAGAGGAATTGATGAATCTTACCGAGAACTTTTCGACTGAAGAATCGGTTGATAATATATTGAAGAAACTGCGGCGGAACTTGATTGGTTATGGATATGATCTGCGGTTTCTTAAAAACGAATATGAGGAATATGTGAAGAAAGACAGCGGGCTGAAGAGTATTCTCAACTTCAAAACCAGCGATCTGCAGAAATTCATCTTTAAAAACGAGTGGGATCCCTACCTAATTCTCTTTTTCAACACCACCCGCAAAATACCGGAGGAACGTCTTCAATTGTTGATAAAAAATGTTATGGGTGAAATCAAAGGCAATAAAACGGCTTTGGAGGTGATGAGCAGATACAAGATATCCGGATTTCTGAAAGAAAAATACAACGGTGATGCGATTATGGAAAAATTCAATCTTATCATAGACCAGGTGATATTACCTCTGGTAAAGTCGTTCCTTCTGGAAGAGTTGATCGAATACTATCCCAAACTTTCCGGAGGATTACCCAGTGAGGGAATCCGTTATCTTTCTGAAGAAGCGTTAGCCGGCAGGGTGAATCTGGTGGAGAAAGAGATGAATGTCATGACACCGAAAAAGACTGTTTCGCCCCTGGCTATTTCTCACTTCAAAAATTTGATTTCCGTGCTCATCTACGACATCAGGGGTTCTACCTTCATGGGAACCAAGCTGCGGGACGCAAAGCGGGAAAACGAAATCAGAAATTATTTCCAGGAGTCGATGTTGGCGGCGGTTGAAAAATACGGTGGTATTCCGATAAAAGATACGGGTGACGGCGGTATCGTGTTGTTCGCTGCGAATAATCATGATATAAAGAATAAAAAGACAACAGAGCTTGAAGGCGGGAGTGTTCTTTCCGCTGTTCGCAGCGGTCTTGAGATGGTGCAGTGCGCCAAGAATTTCGTCCAGGAGAACATAAACAAATATCAGGACTGGTTTCGTGAAACAGAGGAGCGGAAGATCAACTTTGAGGGAGCCACTTATGCGACACTTCCTCCGTCCTATCAATCGATCTTTCAAATCGGGGTGGGAATCGCTTCAGGCGCCTATCCGAAAGAGGTCTATCTGGACAAGAATGCGTTCGGAGAACTCGATCTTACGGGAATGCTGGTGCGGGAAGCCAATTTTTATTCCAAGGTCAAGGCAAAGTCCAAATCAACGGTGATCTGTGACGACGCCACCGTATATAATCTGTTGTTGAATGTCAACAAATTTTCTTTCTTAAGTGAAACGGGATTGAGAATAGACCCGCTGCTTCTCGATATCGAACAGGGATTAGAGTACTGGATCAACCAGAAGGTCGCGCGTCGGGGATTCATCCTCGATCTTTACAAAATTTTCGTAACCCAGCTGGGACAGGAAGTATCCCGACCAGGAAGCCTCAAGATCATGCTCGGGATCTTTGACATAGAGATAGACGAGACCGGTGAGATCAAAGACGGCAAAGGCGGTCGAGGGAAATTCCTTTTTGAGGTATCGTCGGAGGCGGTTAAATGAACAAATACCATATTTCTCAGATCCAGGATTATCTTGAATATAACAGTGAATATTGTCGATTATTGAAAGAGCGCTTTATCAACGAAAAGAAGTATTCACAGAATCTGTCTTTGATCAAGCAGGGGTTCGCTTTTTTGGGGATATCCGATGCACCTTTGAAGATTTTTGAAGGAAGGAGTAATTTTGTTATATGGCTGGGCCGCCGGGTGGTTGAGTATGAAGGTGCGGAACTGGCGCTCTATATCGGTCACAAGAAAATGGGATTACCCATTCCTGACGGACTCGTTGAAAAGTGCCCGCATAATGTCATTGAATTGATTGAAAGAGCGGGACAGCGTGAGTATATCCAGAAGTTCAAGAAAGAGTTGAAGGCGGTTTCATTCTCCCCTGAAATATTTTTGATCGTTCATAGTTCTTTGTTGCAGGCGCGTACCGAACATCTGCTTCCGAGTTTGTTGTCGGATATCGATCGGATAGTATGTCGAAATATAAAAGAAGCCGTGGAAAAGATCCCCCGTGTGTATCTGGATTATCTGTCCCAGCCGTCTTTTCTTAAGGTGGTAAAGAAAATTTCCTCTCTCGTCCGGGAGATCAAGACCAAAATGGAACAGGAATTGAGAGATATAACCCTTTATTCTTTACGTCTGAAAGAACAACTGCGGGAACTTTATCTCGAGGCGGATAGAGGACTTAAAGAGATCATCGAGAACGACGTCGAACAGGGTGAGGATATCAACATAATCACCCAGAAGACGTCGAATCTTTTCTCCCGTCTGGACAGATTGTTTCTTGGAAATATATATCACCTTAAGGACTATGAAAAGAGAAAGGTGGAGATAGAAGCATTCTTGCAGCAGGAGGAGGAGTTTAAATATCGACCCGAACGAAAGACTTTGAACAGAAGAAAGAAAACGAGCGAACTCTTTGATGAATATATGTTCTATCTTCGATTCGGCAACTTGACCAAAGAAGAAGACAGGAAGTTTGCGAAGATCCTGACTCAGGAATTTGAACAACTGCACAAACAGAAGAATCCCAGTGTCGCCCTTTTGAATAAATTCGAGAAGCGTGGACTTTTGTCTGTGGAGATCGATTTTGATGCGATAAAAGAAGCCTATCATTCTTTTATGAAACAGGTGATTATTCCGTATCAGATAGGTCAGTGCCTGTTTGATCTGGTGCAATGCTTTCCTCCGCCGGCAGAACAGCCAAAGAGGTTGATATACGACCTGGCGAATCTGAAGATACTTTCTCTTGAAGGAAAGAACATATTGACGGTTGTTGACAAAAAACAGAATTATCCTGGTGAGATCCGAAAATTCGTTGAGACATTCAGAAAGTGTATCACGATTCTGGTCTATGATATCCGCGGTTCTTCGTATATGGGTGTTAAATTACAGAATGCAGCCAAAGAGCAGAGAATCAAATATAAGTTCGCCAAGGAGATGGCGGATATCGTCAAAAAGTATGGTGGGTTTCTTCTGAAGGACACCGGCGACGGCGGATTGATCTGGTTCGCGGAAAATTCAGCATCCCTGTACGCCCATCTTTACACAGAATCAATAACAGGCAGAGGGATAAAACTTCGATCTTCGATCTTTTCCGGCGCCGAATTCGAATTGATTCCGGCGGCTGATTCGGCGAAGAGGGCGATTCTCTGCGCACGTGATATGGTGCAGAGGGCAGAGGAGTTCATCCGCGCGAATTTTATGCATTACCGTGAGTGGTTTGCCGACGTCGCGGAACGGACTCTTGAACTCGACGGAATAACTTATGCGTTGCTTCCTCCGGAATTCAAGAGTTTATTCAGAATCGGAGTGGGCATCGCGTCGGGCGTACCGATTAAAGATGTCGTCTTTTCTGCTAATTCGTACGGCGATCCGGACCTCGTCGGGCCGATCATTTCCGATGCCAATCTCTATTCCATGGAGCGTCAGCCCGGCAGGTCAGTGGTAATCTGTGATTCGGCTTCGTTGATCAATTTGATTCTGAACGTCGAGGATTTTGATTACTGCTTTGACGAGGAGGACTTTGAGAAATATATCAAGAAAGCGGAAGAAGTCAGACAGAACAATCACGGATATAAGTTCGAGGATTTTAAAATTTCCGTCGTCCCCAAAGGGGTTCACTATTTAGAAGAATTGAACAAAAACAAAGCGGTTGCGTCTGCTGATATCACCGAGATCTATATGCATGAAGATTCCCTTTACAACGATAAACAGAAGAAGATAAAGTTGTTGTACGAAATAATCAACACCTGATGCAGGTTTTAATCTACGATACAGACCGCCTCAGACTCGCCACCGTGGCGAAGAACCTGCAGAATTTAGGACTGAACTGGACCGCGGTAACAAAGACCGATGATATAAAAAAACTGATCAGAAAGAGGAAATTTGATCTCCTTGTTCTTGATGGTTCGGCGGTCAGGATACTCGATCGAATCAAAAAACTGGATTCCTCGATTCCCGTTGTTATTGTTATGGATAAGGACCAGAAGGTCGATTATCAGGAGATTATTCTGTCAGGAATCGTTGGATTGATTATCCGTCCTTATCGCCTTGATTTTTTCAAGAAGGTGGTCGAGAAAGCCGTCAAACATCGGGAAAAAGCCATCTTGAATTTAAAGACCGTGGCGTCGCTGAAGCAGAAGATTCAGGAACTCCAGACCCTGAATGAAATTGTTCAGGCGATAAATTCATCATTGGAACCCGGGGAGATTCTGCGCACCATTATGGAGAAGACCGCGGATTTGATCAAGGCTGAGGGCTGGTCGGTTCTCTTCCTCGAACACGACAAAGGGGAACTGGTTTTTGAAGCCGCAGCCGGCGAAGCCGGGAAAAAACTTTTGGGAATGCGACTCAAGGTGGGACAGGGGGTCGCCGGCTGGGTCGCCCGTTACGGCCAGTCGCTTATCGTGCCCGATGTGACAAAAGACCCGCGTTTCTATTCAGGAGTGGATAAGAAGACGAAGTTTACTACAAAATCGATACTCTGTGTTCCGATGAAAAGCCGCGATAAGATCATCGGGGTGGTTGAGGTGGTTAATAAGATCGGTGGCGAGCCGTTTACCGACGATGATCTTGAGATATTCGAGAATCTGGTCGCCCACATCACCATCGCCCTGCAGAACGCCGCGATGTACCGTAAGATGGAAGAGGCGAGTTTGATCGACGACCTCACCCAGCTTTATAACAGCCGTTATTGCAATCAATACCTGGATAAATTACTGGAAGGACGCAGGGGAGCGCCGGCTCTTGTGTCATTGATCTTTCTGGATATCGATTTTTTCAAACTGGTCGATGATAACTTCGGTCATCTTGTAGGAAGTGAGACACTGAAACGGGTGGGTGAACGTTTGAAGAATGTCGTCAGAGGCGGCGACGTGGTCGTACGTTACGGAGGCGATGAATATATCGTAATCCTACCGAATACCGATAAGAAGACCGCCACTGTAATCGCCGAAAGGATCAGGAAAGAGATCAATTCCAAACCTTTTAACGCCGTGGGCAGGAAGAAGTTCAACATCTCGGTGACGCTCGGCGTCGCCACAAGTCCTGAGGATGCAAAAACACGGGATGAACTTATTGGTAAGGCTGACAAGGCGATGTATGAAGGGAAACTTTCAGGCAGGGATAAGGTCGTCGTGGCTTAACGATTAATATTCATGGGGTGATTTCCCCACCTCTCCGGCTTTTTCAAGTGCTATCTTTACAAAGAACGGTCCGATCAATTCATAGATTACGGTCGTCACAATGATCGTCGAGAGGATTGTGTCGCCGATACTGTTTGTAAAATATGTCTTTGCAACCAATGCCAGACCGATCGCCACACCGGCCTGAGGAGCAAGTCCTAAACCAAGATATTTTTTTATTTTTTTGCTTGCTTTTGCAAGATATGCCCCGCTGAAGGCACCCAGCATTTCTCCGGGTAGCCTTGTCAATACATAGACGATGCCGATGAGACCGAGTGCCGGGATGTTCGGGATTTCAAGGCTCGCACCTGCAAGGACAAAAAAGAGAAGATAGAGCGGTGGATCGAATTTTTTCAGGATTTCAAAGATTTCATCACATAATTTTATTCGGTTCGCTATCACCGCACCGAAGAACATATTCGCCAGCAGCAATGAAACATTCAACATAATCGACAGACCGCTGTTTATTAAGATGATCCCGAGTGTGTAAATCAGAATGTTGGATGAAGTTCTCAGATACTTTAAAAAATATGAGTACACAAATCCCAAGGATATGCCGAGACCCAGACCGCCGAGCACTTCCCAGAATCCGTGGACGACGTCGGAAAATATATTTGCGAAGATACCTATATGGGCGCTTGCAAAACTCTTTGCAAGGGCAAGACAGAAGGCGAATAGGATTATACCCCATGCGTCGTCGATCGCCACAACTCCCAACAGCGTATCAGTGAAAGGTCCTTTTGCACGATATTCACGGGTTACCATAACCACGGCTGCCGGAGCCGTAGCCGGTGCGATCGCCGCTAAAATCAGCGCAATCGGTAGCGGAGTTTTAATAATGAAAAAAAGAAAGAAAAAAACCAGCGAGAAAGAACCGATTACCTCACCGAGGGATATGGCGAGCACTGATTTTCCGATTCTGCGTAACTTTGTAATCGTGAAGTTCTGACCGAGACTTACGGCGATCAACCCCAGTGCTATATTGGAGATGAACGTGGTGGAGTTAAGTACGTCTTCTGCGATTAATTTAAGGATATGAGGTCCTAAAATTATGCCGAAGACGATATAAGCTGTAACTGAGGGGAATTTTAATTTTTTGAATAATCGAGCGCCGATTAGTCCGATGGTTAGAATAAGACCGAGACTAAGGAGCGTATTCAGCATTCTCAGACGACGCCCTTGCTTTTGAAGATACTCATAACCACATCAAACAATCCAACAAACCCTATAAATTTTTTTTCTTTATTAATAACCGGCAGTTGCTCTCTGTTATGCAGTCTCATCAGACGGAATGCCTCTTTGATCGGCAGGTCTTCATCAATTGCAAGAAATTTCGTGTTCATGATATCTTCGGCGACGATGAGCTGTCCCATTTCCGGAGACAATTCGATTTCAGTGATTTCAATCGGTTTTTCATCCAGAAACGGGATCGTTTTGAGAATTTCCGGTTCCTCGGGTCGGAAGACATCAATAAGATTCTTGAGTGAGATAATACCGACTAAAAGGTTTTCTTCTTCAACGACCGGCACCAGTGGAAAGGTATGAAATTTTTTGAATGTCATGAGTATTTTTCTTAACGTAGTATAGCGCTGGACCGTTATCACCTTTTTACAGGTAATCTTTCTTACCTTTTCCATAACCACCTCAATTTTTTCTTAAGCTTAAAAAAATAACTAAAAACTCATACTTCCTGTTCACGGAATAATGATATTCATAATAATAATAATGTCAATACATTGTTTTTTTTATCCAAAAACAATCTTACCGAAAGTCGGTTATTTAATTAAAATTGGTTTGATCAATAATCCTCTTGACCATCACAAATTTCCTTTATCTATTATTCAATTCTACCCCCACTACCTGGCGTGTCAAGGTGGTGACCTAGGAGCGGCTTAATTGACGTCGTATATCTATCTTACAATTATTATTTTTTCCATCATACTTTGTTTCTTATCGGTTTTAAGGTGGACGAAATAAACCCCAGATGGTAATTGATCATTTACATTATGTAACTCTATTTTACAATCATCTTCCTTTCTTACTCTTATTTTATACTTGCTGACAGAACGTCCACAGCAATCATATATACTTATTGCTATTTCTTTGCTGCCTGCTGGAACGCTTAAATTTAAATTCCTAATACAGCTAATAATGGGTACCTCAACACACATCGGTGATTTATGTTCTTCCTTTTGGGGTATGCTGATTTGAACACTATCTGATGGTTCTGATTCACAACCCATCGTATCGTAAGCTGTTACCTTATATTGATAATACCACATACATAACACTGTTGTATCAATGAACGTCGTGTCATTAGAATCAGTATTGTCGCCAATAAATGCCCAATCATTCCAGTCAGTCATTCCTAGAACTTGTTTTCCTCTCCGAATAATCCGGTATCCATCTAAATCAGCTTCATCGTTATTATTCCATCTAAGATAAACATCATAATAATTAATTAAAGAATCGAAAAGGCCTGTAGGCTTTGCAGGTACACTATCAGCTATGTAGTGATGATAGGTTATTTGATTTAATGTATCACCATGGAGATATCCATAAAAATACCAGCCAGAACGGAAGTCAAAAAATGTCTGACAAGATGTTGTATCAGATGGTTCGTAGTCGTCTAAAACATTCCATACTTGTCTGTACATCTGAGTCATTAGATCCGATGTTGTATCTGTGAAACCGCCACTTGGATAGTAAGGATATGGATTTTCGTTATTTGAGTCATAAATATCCCAAAGTACGCCAGCAACTGCTCCTTCACACCATTGTCCGCCTTCAAATTCTGTTGTATCAAAGTGACTTCCATGCCAAGGGTTTTCGATATCGTGGTAATAGGTAGTATCATTAGCGGTTGTTCTACCGATGCCTTTTTTAGTATTAATTTGACATGCACTATCGAACACCGAGGCTGCAAAAAAATTGGCCCATCCTTCCGCATAAGCTAATCCTTTATCTCCTGGATTAGGATATTCAAGGTACCAGTAATGATTTCCCGTTGAACAGGGAGGGAATGGTGGAGCACATTTTACCATTACATGATGACCATACTCATGCAATGAGGACCAATCATCCCATTCATCGTGCCAAGATGAATAGTCACCTACCGTGTCACCGCATATATATATAGTATCGACAGTTTGTCCGTAGCCCAT from candidate division WOR-3 bacterium includes the following:
- a CDS encoding diguanylate cyclase encodes the protein MQVLIYDTDRLRLATVAKNLQNLGLNWTAVTKTDDIKKLIRKRKFDLLVLDGSAVRILDRIKKLDSSIPVVIVMDKDQKVDYQEIILSGIVGLIIRPYRLDFFKKVVEKAVKHREKAILNLKTVASLKQKIQELQTLNEIVQAINSSLEPGEILRTIMEKTADLIKAEGWSVLFLEHDKGELVFEAAAGEAGKKLLGMRLKVGQGVAGWVARYGQSLIVPDVTKDPRFYSGVDKKTKFTTKSILCVPMKSRDKIIGVVEVVNKIGGEPFTDDDLEIFENLVAHITIALQNAAMYRKMEEASLIDDLTQLYNSRYCNQYLDKLLEGRRGAPALVSLIFLDIDFFKLVDDNFGHLVGSETLKRVGERLKNVVRGGDVVVRYGGDEYIVILPNTDKKTATVIAERIRKEINSKPFNAVGRKKFNISVTLGVATSPEDAKTRDELIGKADKAMYEGKLSGRDKVVVA
- the ruvX gene encoding Holliday junction resolvase RuvX, which encodes MRIMAVDYGRKRVGIAITDPLCVISQPFLTLNVSSDKELIIRLKCLIKENQVGCILIGNPLSHKGEATEISKDIQRFLKRLKKSVDIEVILWDERFTSKYALNLLKSHGFKYKRQKVDEIAACIMLDEYLKSQPICPV
- a CDS encoding CBS domain-containing protein; the protein is MEKVRKITCKKVITVQRYTTLRKILMTFKKFHTFPLVPVVEEENLLVGIISLKNLIDVFRPEEPEILKTIPFLDEKPIEITEIELSPEMGQLIVAEDIMNTKFLAIDEDLPIKEAFRLMRLHNREQLPVINKEKKFIGFVGLFDVVMSIFKSKGVV
- a CDS encoding cation:proton antiporter, with the protein product MLNTLLSLGLILTIGLIGARLFKKLKFPSVTAYIVFGIILGPHILKLIAEDVLNSTTFISNIALGLIAVSLGQNFTITKLRRIGKSVLAISLGEVIGSFSLVFFFLFFIIKTPLPIALILAAIAPATAPAAVVMVTREYRAKGPFTDTLLGVVAIDDAWGIILFAFCLALAKSFASAHIGIFANIFSDVVHGFWEVLGGLGLGISLGFVYSYFLKYLRTSSNILIYTLGIILINSGLSIMLNVSLLLANMFFGAVIANRIKLCDEIFEILKKFDPPLYLLFFVLAGASLEIPNIPALGLIGIVYVLTRLPGEMLGAFSGAYLAKASKKIKKYLGLGLAPQAGVAIGLALVAKTYFTNSIGDTILSTIIVTTVIYELIGPFFVKIALEKAGEVGKSPHEY
- the mltG gene encoding endolytic transglycosylase MltG — its product is MSGMKRRIIALSILIIIFFIWWQPINLGATEVTIPKGVSAKEIAEFLARYQIVRDVHEFLFWLKISGKEKELKSGTYQLQRYRNPLYVINELSHGGKSDILVTIPEGLTLYETAEILEINGVINKEHFLALCNDQDFIREAGLKGNSLEGYLFPDTYSFNPSQSDSEIIMTFVDNFKKHLKKFSLEKVDSIYQIIILASMVEKEAKFEDERPIIAKVFLNRLRHNRPLESCATVFYALKKIDYDKYRTKTKLLDRDLRVNSPYNTYLHTGLPPAPICSPGEGSIKAVISPADVDYLYFVSMGNGRHHFSRTFREHIIAKEKYK